One region of Tumebacillus amylolyticus genomic DNA includes:
- a CDS encoding nucleoside triphosphate pyrophosphohydrolase has product MPTYNKLIRDLIPVIIEQTGRTPSGRILGEEEFQQELRIKLQEEVHEYLEDQNVEELADIMEVLFALAKVHGASEEQLLQIRQKKLEERGGFEKRIFLENVTE; this is encoded by the coding sequence ATGCCAACTTATAACAAACTAATCAGGGATCTTATCCCTGTTATTATTGAACAAACCGGTCGGACACCTAGCGGCCGAATTTTAGGGGAAGAGGAGTTCCAGCAGGAGCTTCGTATTAAGTTGCAAGAGGAAGTTCATGAATATTTAGAAGATCAGAACGTCGAGGAACTAGCCGATATCATGGAAGTCCTATTTGCTCTAGCGAAAGTACACGGAGCAAGCGAGGAGCAACTATTGCAAATTCGACAAAAAAAGCTCGAAGAGCGCGGGGGCTTTGAGAAGCGCATCTTTTTAGAGAACGTTACCGAGTAA
- a CDS encoding D-Ala-D-Ala carboxypeptidase family metallohydrolase — protein sequence MKAIIAKGALALTIAATAFSFVGVDAASAASQTISASINTVVATNYMVNMSWGAVTGASKYVIKTSNSPHVDEADVDWATTTGTSLSKQMTTAVGYRYFKVYAYNSSGTLLAYSNQVGAAKYQTGTVIRMKTDSSLTSTYPTSSASNYQKPVWFITLDSNSKAANVAPNFQLGEFIAESTITSGVVDPMMIQHVQNARTRKGSAMSINSGYRTPNHNAAVGGASLSRHMWGDAVDVPATTTSDYNYYNSLFSAEGPDYIESFAEAGYSHWHGDWRNEVRDYTNY from the coding sequence ATGAAAGCTATCATTGCAAAAGGCGCACTGGCCCTGACCATCGCCGCAACCGCATTCTCGTTCGTCGGCGTTGACGCAGCTTCCGCAGCTTCGCAAACCATCTCGGCGAGCATCAACACCGTTGTCGCCACCAACTACATGGTCAACATGAGCTGGGGTGCAGTAACCGGCGCATCGAAGTACGTCATCAAGACTTCGAACTCTCCGCACGTTGACGAAGCCGATGTTGACTGGGCAACCACAACCGGGACCTCGCTGTCCAAGCAAATGACGACCGCAGTCGGCTACCGCTACTTCAAAGTGTACGCGTACAACTCCTCCGGCACGCTGCTGGCGTACTCCAACCAAGTAGGTGCAGCGAAGTACCAAACCGGTACGGTCATCCGCATGAAGACCGACTCCTCGCTGACTTCCACCTACCCGACCTCCTCGGCTTCGAACTACCAGAAGCCGGTATGGTTCATCACGTTGGATTCCAACTCCAAAGCGGCAAACGTCGCTCCGAACTTCCAATTGGGTGAGTTCATCGCGGAAAGCACGATCACCTCGGGCGTTGTTGACCCGATGATGATCCAACACGTTCAAAACGCGCGTACCCGCAAAGGTTCCGCGATGTCGATCAACTCCGGCTACCGTACGCCGAACCACAACGCAGCAGTTGGCGGCGCATCTCTGTCCCGTCACATGTGGGGCGATGCAGTAGACGTTCCGGCTACGACGACCTCTGACTACAACTACTACAACTCGCTGTTCTCCGCAGAAGGTCCGGACTACATCGAATCCTTCGCAGAAGCCGGCTACAGCCACTGGCACGGTGACTGGAGAAACGAAGTTCGCGACTACACCAACTACTAA
- a CDS encoding MrcB family domain-containing protein, which translates to MPLPMHLRGIYRKKQKSYMMILMLAMLDEIESMEKRVVLASDVKRRFHDYLIKREQTNLVMDLPPKGFKSWKDVLPGNMNDIFNQPINALADVLIYDKPAGTLEIRPTVLDKFDEDFIAELRDFTQAELQDYYDKLAQKQNSLRREFIMFMDQYPTARNEPILDHSLAAHFRQGIPAQLRQLRFMSDLLKVKSSVGFSDRWARMPWIAIMDKRLTADPQSHYYVCYIFSEDMEHLYLCLKHSDEPLKTSGIQEYREAVEGIRSKLPAHSFSSKDIREWGTTKSSLDYLSGVIIHKRYDRTDMPTDEVLVDDLYSMIKLYMETVTKELGEMIPSDTSVGELDQVVAHIRHYINSRGFTYPDHLIENFYLSLRTKPFVILAGISGTGKTKLVSLFAEALGANYTLIPVRPDWSDPTDLIGYKNLPGDFQPGEVTKVLVEASKPENQQRSYFICLDEMNLARVEHYFSDFLSILETREHAKSNGKIVTRNLLSTAGMTEEDEQTYQDLHIPQNVYFIGTVNMDETTHPFSKKVLDRANTIEFNYVKLDNWETEEQGEQSEEQASVEPLDARSQVLTSDYLTLQDALPDHKALIRETTNELVTINAILEKIHAHVGFRVRDEVCFYMIYNQQIGLLERNIAFDHQLCQKILPRLQGSSQGVKRVLLELYKHATNQPNLRIADYEHDASDLYDKVPTNARYQMTANKLAYMLRRFDEDGFTSFWLS; encoded by the coding sequence ATGCCATTACCAATGCATCTGCGGGGAATCTATCGAAAGAAGCAAAAGTCGTACATGATGATACTCATGCTTGCGATGCTCGACGAGATCGAGTCAATGGAAAAGCGAGTTGTTTTGGCCTCCGATGTGAAAAGACGGTTCCACGACTACTTAATCAAAAGAGAGCAAACCAATCTAGTCATGGACCTTCCTCCAAAGGGCTTTAAAAGCTGGAAGGACGTACTTCCTGGCAACATGAACGACATCTTTAATCAACCTATAAACGCTCTCGCTGATGTCCTGATTTATGATAAGCCAGCAGGCACATTGGAAATTCGCCCCACGGTATTAGACAAATTTGACGAAGATTTTATTGCCGAACTTCGCGATTTCACGCAAGCTGAGTTGCAGGACTATTACGACAAACTAGCACAGAAACAGAACTCTCTCCGAAGAGAGTTTATCATGTTCATGGATCAATACCCGACAGCAAGAAATGAGCCGATACTTGATCATTCCTTAGCTGCGCATTTCCGACAAGGCATTCCAGCTCAATTGAGACAACTTCGATTCATGAGCGATCTTCTGAAAGTAAAATCCTCCGTTGGCTTTTCAGACCGTTGGGCAAGAATGCCTTGGATCGCGATCATGGACAAGCGCCTTACAGCAGACCCTCAATCGCATTACTACGTTTGCTATATTTTTTCAGAAGATATGGAACATCTCTACTTGTGCTTGAAACACAGTGACGAGCCTCTTAAAACGTCTGGCATTCAAGAATACCGAGAAGCAGTAGAGGGAATTCGTTCGAAACTCCCCGCACATTCGTTCAGTTCAAAAGACATTCGCGAGTGGGGCACAACCAAGAGTAGTTTAGACTATCTTTCTGGTGTCATCATCCACAAACGATATGACCGTACGGACATGCCTACTGATGAAGTTTTGGTAGATGATCTATACTCCATGATCAAGTTGTACATGGAAACCGTAACAAAGGAGTTGGGTGAAATGATTCCTTCTGATACATCTGTAGGTGAACTGGATCAGGTCGTAGCCCACATCCGCCACTACATCAACTCCCGTGGCTTCACCTACCCAGACCACCTCATCGAAAACTTCTACCTCTCCTTACGCACCAAACCCTTCGTCATCCTCGCGGGCATCTCCGGCACAGGGAAAACGAAACTGGTCAGCCTCTTTGCAGAAGCACTAGGAGCCAACTATACCCTAATCCCAGTCCGCCCAGATTGGAGCGACCCGACCGATCTCATCGGCTACAAGAACCTCCCAGGTGACTTCCAACCGGGCGAAGTCACGAAGGTTTTAGTAGAAGCCTCCAAGCCTGAGAATCAACAACGCTCGTACTTCATTTGCTTGGACGAAATGAACCTCGCCCGAGTCGAGCACTATTTCAGCGACTTCCTCAGCATTTTAGAAACCCGCGAACACGCCAAGTCAAACGGGAAGATCGTAACTCGCAACCTCCTCTCCACAGCCGGTATGACAGAAGAGGACGAGCAGACCTACCAAGACCTCCACATCCCGCAAAACGTATACTTCATCGGCACCGTCAACATGGACGAGACCACGCATCCGTTCAGCAAAAAAGTGTTAGACCGTGCCAACACCATTGAATTCAATTACGTGAAACTAGACAACTGGGAAACGGAAGAACAGGGCGAGCAATCAGAGGAACAGGCATCCGTAGAGCCTTTAGATGCACGGTCCCAAGTCTTAACTTCCGACTACCTCACACTGCAAGACGCACTACCAGACCACAAAGCCCTCATCCGTGAAACCACCAACGAACTCGTCACCATCAACGCCATCCTAGAAAAAATCCATGCCCACGTCGGCTTCCGAGTCCGCGACGAGGTCTGTTTCTACATGATCTACAACCAGCAAATCGGACTTCTCGAACGAAACATCGCGTTCGACCACCAACTCTGCCAAAAAATCCTGCCCCGTCTTCAAGGCAGCTCTCAGGGTGTAAAACGAGTCTTGCTCGAACTCTACAAGCACGCTACCAACCAACCCAACTTGCGCATCGCAGACTACGAACACGACGCATCCGATCTCTACGACAAAGTCCCAACCAACGCCCGCTATCAAATGACAGCAAACAAACTAGCCTACATGCTCCGGAGGTTTGATGAGGATGGATTCACCTCGTTCTGGCTCTCCTAA
- a CDS encoding DEAD/DEAH box helicase — MYFKNTPVFIEGNSKLRSPQIEAYLKIQSHFAKSNEEALVVLPTGTGKSGLIAIAPFGISSGRVLIITPGKVTRNSIAKTMEILEDNFWINTEVIFDIEDNPVLLMYDNDVLNSELRATDIVYTNVQKLNKSYSNSLLNRVDRDFFDMVIVDEAHHAPANTWQEALTYFNKAKILHVTGTPYRGDGVKVPGKRIHETKLSEVMQQRYVKWLRNKTLSSGNISFIMENGTILSIQEARKLRDEEWVQKSVAMSDDCSLEVIKYSIQKLKELKELSPNVPHKIMAAACNIKHANRLFELYSTEGAKAIVIHSDLPDEVQEKRFKDIELHKCDVVINVGMMGEGYDHKYLTIAALFRPYRSLNQFAQIIGRVLRAIPSNEITKHEIDNNALVIYHKELGLDEKWKYFKDETEIASKYEKIREIEISEDEYEERKSIYGTAIVEGTLIEYDDSYSDAINFNHEFEKAKQSLSEELEKKKTDLLNLGWAEDDIDEALSKLGRKRSKAKSEELSRLYNEKRPLERRRKIRELLNEKINQISLELLVEFDVDPKGTNLFSKFARSLPRHIKPSTKNDGVLVIFINTKLKARFSGRNELDVDELIKVEEYLEDSLLGELRRILNGTR; from the coding sequence ATGTATTTTAAAAATACGCCAGTTTTTATTGAGGGTAACAGCAAGTTAAGAAGCCCACAAATCGAGGCATATCTTAAGATTCAGTCTCATTTTGCAAAATCAAATGAGGAGGCATTAGTAGTTCTGCCGACTGGTACGGGGAAGAGTGGTTTGATTGCAATTGCCCCGTTCGGAATAAGTTCAGGGAGAGTATTGATCATAACTCCAGGCAAAGTTACGAGAAATAGCATTGCTAAAACTATGGAAATACTCGAAGATAACTTTTGGATTAATACAGAGGTCATCTTCGACATTGAAGATAATCCAGTACTGTTGATGTATGATAACGATGTATTGAACAGTGAACTGAGAGCTACAGATATAGTGTACACCAATGTACAAAAGCTGAATAAGTCTTACTCAAATTCTCTATTGAATCGTGTTGACAGAGATTTCTTTGATATGGTTATTGTTGATGAGGCTCATCACGCACCTGCAAATACTTGGCAAGAAGCCCTTACATACTTTAACAAAGCAAAAATTCTCCATGTAACGGGCACACCCTATCGAGGGGATGGAGTAAAAGTTCCCGGAAAAAGAATTCATGAAACAAAACTTTCGGAAGTAATGCAACAACGATATGTAAAATGGCTACGAAACAAAACACTGTCCTCAGGCAACATTTCCTTTATTATGGAAAACGGAACTATTCTTTCAATCCAAGAAGCCCGTAAATTAAGAGACGAAGAATGGGTTCAAAAATCAGTAGCTATGTCTGATGATTGTTCATTGGAAGTGATAAAGTATAGTATTCAGAAACTGAAAGAGTTAAAAGAGCTCTCGCCAAATGTACCTCATAAGATAATGGCAGCGGCATGTAATATTAAACATGCTAACAGGTTGTTTGAGTTGTACTCAACGGAGGGTGCAAAAGCAATCGTAATTCATAGCGATTTGCCAGATGAGGTTCAAGAAAAAAGATTTAAAGATATCGAGCTTCACAAATGCGATGTTGTAATAAATGTTGGCATGATGGGGGAAGGTTACGACCACAAATATCTTACTATTGCTGCCTTGTTTAGACCTTATAGAAGCTTAAATCAATTTGCTCAAATCATTGGTAGAGTATTAAGAGCTATTCCAAGCAATGAGATCACAAAGCATGAAATAGATAACAATGCACTTGTAATTTACCATAAGGAATTAGGGCTCGATGAGAAGTGGAAGTATTTTAAGGATGAAACTGAAATTGCGAGCAAGTATGAAAAAATACGAGAAATAGAAATAAGTGAGGATGAATATGAAGAGAGAAAGTCAATATATGGCACAGCTATTGTTGAGGGGACACTAATCGAGTATGATGATTCGTACAGCGATGCGATAAACTTCAACCATGAGTTTGAAAAAGCAAAACAATCACTGTCTGAAGAACTCGAGAAGAAGAAGACTGACTTATTAAATCTCGGTTGGGCAGAAGATGATATTGATGAAGCTTTATCGAAACTAGGAAGGAAGCGAAGTAAAGCAAAGTCTGAGGAGCTGTCCAGACTCTATAACGAGAAGAGGCCTTTAGAACGAAGAAGAAAAATAAGAGAACTTCTTAATGAAAAAATTAATCAAATATCGCTAGAACTTCTTGTTGAGTTTGATGTCGACCCTAAAGGAACGAATCTGTTCTCTAAGTTTGCACGGTCTTTGCCCCGACATATTAAACCTAGTACTAAGAATGATGGTGTATTAGTTATTTTCATAAACACCAAACTGAAAGCTCGTTTTTCAGGTCGTAATGAATTGGATGTTGATGAGTTGATTAAGGTGGAGGAATACCTTGAAGATAGCCTCCTCGGAGAACTAAGGAGGATATTAAATGGAACCCGTTAA
- a CDS encoding helix-turn-helix domain-containing protein produces the protein MAVDLDVDERNRIIGDNLRKYRQLKGLTQDELADGLCSVSQLSKVENGKTYLKRTMLKQMADRLDVPLERIESADALLEELTELLQLAKDYYTARNVTKSLEHLEQVIEKCEEFGYSKLLVDALHEKCYILLLEKKAHGEVMRLVEQVLERKLYQTPSQKMLMLLDIGQAYDMSGDQQAAFDCYLRADEEYEFIEAEGEHSKLRYAVSLGLAKYHCIMGNYRASMRYAEKAERVAVHTNTHLYRIRSHYFKAIPLRRMGETQKAEQIYLEALKETHDNSLLVDVAIISNNLGEIYQERGELGPALQFYQRSYNMFNLVGAGLQLFQPLLHMAELACQNEDHGKAQEFIQEIFTICDQEEGRAYRERASGLRLLAQVKLSLQDTKSFEDHMLQALRIYQDHNVWDAAYEVAVEMAEHYSQFDSARSVELFRQAVEYNKTVKSLRR, from the coding sequence GTGGCAGTCGATCTAGATGTAGATGAGCGAAACCGCATCATCGGGGACAATCTTCGCAAGTACAGGCAGCTAAAAGGCCTGACACAGGACGAGTTGGCCGATGGGCTGTGCAGTGTCAGCCAATTGAGCAAGGTCGAGAACGGCAAGACCTATCTCAAGCGAACCATGCTCAAGCAGATGGCCGATCGCCTGGATGTCCCCCTCGAACGAATCGAATCAGCAGATGCCTTGCTCGAAGAACTGACGGAGCTGTTGCAGTTGGCGAAGGACTATTACACCGCTCGCAATGTGACCAAGTCCTTGGAGCATTTGGAGCAGGTTATCGAGAAGTGTGAGGAATTTGGCTATTCAAAGTTGCTGGTGGATGCTCTGCATGAGAAGTGCTACATTCTCTTGTTAGAGAAGAAGGCACACGGAGAGGTCATGAGATTGGTCGAGCAAGTCCTGGAGAGAAAACTCTACCAAACACCTTCTCAGAAAATGTTGATGTTGCTTGATATTGGACAAGCCTACGATATGTCAGGAGACCAACAGGCCGCTTTCGATTGTTATTTACGAGCAGATGAAGAATATGAGTTCATTGAAGCAGAGGGCGAGCACTCCAAACTGCGGTATGCAGTCTCACTGGGTTTGGCGAAGTATCATTGCATTATGGGGAACTACCGGGCGAGTATGCGTTATGCGGAGAAGGCAGAGCGTGTTGCCGTTCATACGAACACACACCTGTATCGAATTCGCAGCCACTACTTCAAAGCGATCCCCTTACGACGTATGGGCGAGACCCAGAAGGCGGAGCAAATCTATCTCGAAGCATTAAAGGAAACACATGACAACTCGTTACTGGTCGATGTCGCAATTATCTCCAACAACCTGGGGGAGATCTATCAAGAACGAGGTGAATTGGGACCTGCCTTGCAGTTTTACCAACGGTCCTATAACATGTTTAATTTGGTAGGTGCGGGTTTGCAACTCTTCCAACCCTTGCTTCATATGGCGGAATTGGCCTGCCAGAACGAAGACCATGGCAAAGCCCAGGAATTCATCCAAGAGATATTTACGATCTGCGATCAAGAGGAGGGCAGAGCATACCGGGAGCGAGCCAGTGGTTTACGATTGCTCGCACAGGTCAAACTTTCCCTTCAAGATACGAAGTCGTTCGAAGATCACATGTTGCAGGCGTTGAGAATCTACCAAGACCATAATGTCTGGGATGCGGCCTACGAGGTTGCTGTTGAGATGGCCGAACATTACTCCCAATTCGATTCTGCTCGGTCTGTTGAGTTGTTCAGACAGGCTGTGGAATATAACAAAACAGTAAAGTCGCTAAGGAGATGA
- a CDS encoding restriction endonuclease-like protein — MDSPRSGSPNRSTSVELLRVETDLFDLYIKGKPFHPTAEALQLHRDGDNWVPATLQVSALDKTLQTIQIQAFSPVEQKLTDFTDHNYPCFYEHQNYEVVIQAHNPDRPLQFHHENALLRDAVKPIGSGKGLLTGILNFKNEVGYTDFEIREQGRPLLQVRLEVFPSKMDYKTDYENILHDVNEQVYNLAFDFLRRTYTMTGTMQPSQPQTFTEFFSILRGIFDHLVRSVERIQNAPHHRLQQERREVVADKVKRAGRDNHRYLQKRPHLLAHDPVHGILPIGGTRYQPTKLLETKRQINYDTAENRFVRFALCRIQAKLKDMRKRFTGNQNRRRTRSDAVTSDWLSMIDRMQSHLDRLLRLDFLQGVGEMKQMSLTLVLQMAPGYRDVYRDYLLLHKGLSLQGDLFRLSLKDVAQLYEYWCFLKLHSLFKKHFTLLSQDIVRIKHGSLFVMLDNTSKAKSKFLDPKTGEEFTLFYNRAYHDGPTLGQKPDNVLMIHKQSSRREKTKQTYQYVFDAKYRINPAFEGTEYKNVYRTPGPEVDDINTMHRYRDAIVHDTHQDGTYERQMFGAYVLFPYHDEDQFREHHFYQSIRKVNVGALPFLPGSTELVETFLQELIQDSPEKAFERSTQSKGTQSYFQDKLSTKNVLIGSLGDEEQWDVNREHRFYHMPLKNLKKKLDALSNLQWIGVYFSKKFYKAEAGIHWIGRITEWNVVKRSDITERSFKPGNGEELYVRFEIEEWEQLQPPIEPYEKGVRTCLLTTDYLLNRATNLGELRIESPAHLQDWRELRRQGNLTVSLDHSYVDEATEVLRIEVTEPTS; from the coding sequence ATGGATTCACCTCGTTCTGGCTCTCCTAATCGCAGTACCAGCGTGGAACTGCTCCGAGTAGAAACCGACCTGTTCGATCTCTATATAAAAGGAAAGCCATTCCACCCCACGGCGGAGGCTCTACAATTACACCGCGACGGGGACAATTGGGTTCCGGCAACTTTGCAAGTCTCAGCCTTAGACAAAACCCTGCAAACCATCCAAATCCAAGCCTTCTCTCCAGTCGAGCAGAAACTAACCGACTTCACGGATCACAACTACCCATGCTTCTACGAACACCAAAACTACGAAGTCGTAATCCAAGCCCACAACCCAGACCGCCCTTTACAGTTCCACCACGAAAACGCCCTGCTCCGAGACGCCGTGAAACCCATCGGGTCAGGCAAGGGCTTGCTCACCGGCATCCTCAACTTCAAAAACGAAGTCGGCTACACAGACTTCGAGATCCGTGAGCAGGGTCGTCCGTTGCTCCAAGTGCGCTTGGAAGTCTTTCCGTCCAAGATGGACTACAAAACCGACTACGAGAACATCCTGCACGATGTCAACGAGCAGGTGTACAACCTCGCTTTCGACTTCCTGCGCAGAACCTACACGATGACAGGCACGATGCAACCGTCACAGCCTCAAACCTTCACGGAGTTTTTCTCCATCTTGCGCGGGATTTTCGATCACCTCGTCCGCTCGGTGGAACGCATCCAGAACGCACCTCACCACCGTCTGCAACAGGAACGCCGTGAAGTCGTTGCGGACAAAGTCAAACGTGCGGGACGAGATAACCACCGCTATCTACAGAAGCGACCGCACCTGCTCGCCCACGACCCCGTTCACGGAATTCTGCCCATCGGGGGCACTCGCTACCAGCCGACGAAATTGCTTGAGACCAAACGGCAAATCAACTACGACACCGCCGAGAACCGTTTCGTCCGCTTTGCACTCTGTCGCATCCAAGCCAAACTCAAAGACATGCGCAAGCGGTTCACGGGCAACCAGAATCGCAGGAGAACCCGTTCCGACGCCGTCACATCCGATTGGCTCAGCATGATCGACCGCATGCAATCGCATCTCGACCGCCTGCTGCGTCTTGATTTTCTGCAAGGAGTAGGGGAGATGAAGCAAATGTCTCTCACCCTCGTCCTCCAGATGGCACCGGGCTATCGCGACGTTTACCGAGACTACCTTCTCTTGCATAAAGGTCTATCACTCCAAGGCGATCTCTTCCGCCTCTCGCTCAAGGACGTCGCCCAACTCTATGAATACTGGTGCTTCCTCAAACTGCACAGCCTGTTCAAAAAGCACTTCACCCTGCTCTCCCAAGACATCGTGCGCATCAAGCATGGCTCTCTGTTTGTCATGCTGGACAATACCAGCAAAGCGAAGTCCAAGTTCCTCGACCCGAAAACGGGGGAGGAGTTCACGTTGTTCTACAACAGGGCGTATCACGACGGCCCGACCTTGGGGCAGAAGCCTGACAACGTCCTGATGATCCACAAGCAGTCCTCCCGCCGTGAAAAAACGAAGCAGACGTACCAGTACGTCTTCGATGCCAAATACCGCATCAACCCCGCTTTTGAGGGCACGGAGTATAAAAACGTCTACCGCACACCCGGCCCCGAGGTAGACGACATCAACACCATGCACCGATACCGAGATGCCATCGTGCATGATACCCATCAGGACGGCACGTACGAGAGGCAGATGTTCGGCGCGTACGTCCTCTTCCCGTACCATGACGAAGACCAATTCCGTGAGCATCATTTCTACCAAAGCATCCGAAAAGTCAACGTCGGCGCGTTGCCTTTCCTGCCCGGATCGACGGAACTGGTCGAGACGTTTTTGCAAGAGCTCATTCAAGACTCGCCGGAAAAAGCGTTCGAGCGTTCCACGCAGTCGAAGGGGACACAGAGCTACTTCCAAGACAAGCTCTCAACCAAGAACGTCCTCATCGGTTCGCTTGGAGATGAGGAGCAATGGGACGTGAACCGTGAACACCGCTTCTACCACATGCCCTTGAAGAATCTCAAAAAGAAGTTGGACGCTCTGAGCAACTTACAGTGGATCGGCGTCTACTTCTCCAAAAAGTTCTACAAGGCAGAGGCTGGCATTCACTGGATCGGCCGCATCACCGAATGGAATGTCGTGAAACGCAGCGACATCACGGAACGGTCTTTCAAGCCGGGCAATGGGGAGGAACTCTACGTCCGCTTCGAGATCGAAGAGTGGGAGCAACTCCAACCACCGATTGAACCTTACGAAAAAGGAGTCCGTACCTGTCTTCTCACCACGGACTATCTGCTCAACCGTGCCACCAACCTCGGAGAACTCCGCATCGAATCGCCCGCTCACCTCCAAGACTGGCGGGAGTTGCGACGCCAAGGCAATTTAACCGTAAGCCTCGATCACTCATACGTAGACGAAGCCACTGAAGTCCTCCGAATCGAAGTCACAGAGCCTACGTCATAA
- a CDS encoding ABC transporter substrate-binding protein, which translates to MKQQNKWLSIGLAVTMLSTVALVGCGSDDSSGNSSSGLSADQSLNIALSGEPSTLDSSKTTDSNSNLIIGNVGEGLTRVDKDGKAAPGVAKSWDISQDGLTYTFHLRDDAKWSDGSVVTAQDFEYAWKRTLDPKTAAQYSFMVAWIKGGAAYNSGKGTVDQVAVHAKDDKTLEVVLESPRPYFLAQTAFPTFFPEKKDFVEKQGDKYGSDADKTLYNGPFKVVEWNHEQSVKVEKNENYWDNANVKLNTATWQIVKDSNAAENLFEAGQLDRFTIVRDQVERYKDKPEYSVVPELTNAYIQFNQTNKALANVKIRQALTYAIDNKQYVDVILANGSQPAQGFVPTGVSNGNGGDFRKDNGDLVKRSENAAKAKDLLAEGLKEVGLTSFPAMKLLSDDSDTAKKSSEFLKEQWRQNLGLDIEIQSVPSKLRFQLQQKHDFDLVMSLWGADYNDPMTFLDMYTSDSPFNDVSYKNPKYDELIKNGNNEPDSKKRMQYLYDAEKLLIQDMVEGPVYFRATPMVLKGYVKGWQNNVSAPIYDLKHVYIEGK; encoded by the coding sequence GTGAAACAACAAAACAAATGGCTCAGCATCGGTCTCGCAGTGACCATGCTTTCTACCGTCGCACTCGTCGGATGCGGCAGCGACGACTCTTCCGGCAACTCTTCTTCCGGTCTCTCGGCAGACCAGTCCCTGAACATCGCCCTCTCCGGCGAACCGTCTACGCTGGACAGCTCCAAGACCACAGACTCCAACTCCAACCTCATCATCGGCAACGTCGGGGAAGGCCTCACCCGAGTGGACAAGGACGGCAAAGCAGCCCCGGGCGTCGCCAAGTCGTGGGACATCTCCCAGGACGGCCTGACCTACACCTTCCACCTGCGCGATGACGCGAAATGGTCGGACGGCTCCGTCGTCACGGCGCAAGACTTCGAATACGCTTGGAAGCGCACCCTCGACCCGAAGACCGCGGCGCAGTACTCCTTCATGGTCGCGTGGATCAAGGGCGGCGCAGCATACAACTCCGGCAAGGGCACCGTCGACCAAGTCGCCGTCCATGCCAAGGATGACAAGACCCTCGAAGTCGTCCTCGAATCCCCGCGTCCGTACTTCCTGGCGCAAACGGCGTTCCCGACCTTCTTCCCGGAGAAAAAGGACTTCGTCGAAAAGCAAGGCGACAAATACGGCAGCGACGCAGACAAAACGCTGTACAACGGTCCGTTCAAAGTCGTCGAATGGAACCACGAGCAATCCGTAAAAGTCGAGAAAAACGAAAACTACTGGGACAACGCCAACGTCAAGCTCAACACCGCGACGTGGCAGATCGTCAAAGACTCGAACGCGGCGGAGAACCTCTTTGAAGCCGGCCAACTCGACCGCTTCACCATCGTCCGCGACCAAGTCGAGCGCTACAAGGACAAGCCGGAATACTCCGTCGTCCCGGAGCTGACCAACGCCTACATCCAGTTCAACCAAACCAACAAAGCGCTCGCCAACGTCAAGATCCGCCAAGCGCTCACCTACGCGATCGACAACAAGCAATACGTCGACGTCATCCTCGCCAACGGATCGCAACCGGCGCAGGGCTTCGTCCCGACCGGCGTCTCCAACGGCAACGGCGGCGACTTCCGCAAGGACAACGGCGACCTCGTCAAGCGTTCTGAAAACGCAGCCAAAGCCAAAGACCTGCTCGCAGAAGGTCTCAAGGAAGTCGGCCTGACGTCGTTCCCGGCGATGAAACTGCTCTCCGACGACAGCGACACCGCCAAGAAATCCTCCGAGTTCCTCAAGGAACAATGGCGCCAAAACCTCGGCCTCGACATCGAGATCCAGTCCGTGCCGTCGAAGCTCCGTTTCCAACTGCAACAAAAGCACGACTTCGACCTCGTCATGTCGCTGTGGGGCGCGGATTACAACGACCCGATGACCTTCCTCGACATGTACACCTCCGACTCTCCGTTCAACGACGTCTCGTACAAGAACCCGAAGTACGACGAGTTGATCAAAAACGGCAACAACGAGCCGGACTCCAAGAAGCGCATGCAATACCTCTACGACGCAGAGAAGCTCCTGATCCAAGACATGGTCGAAGGTCCGGTCTACTTCCGCGCCACCCCGATGGTGCTCAAAGGCTACGTCAAAGGCTGGCAGAACAACGTCTCCGCCCCGATCTACGACCTCAAGCACGTCTACATCGAAGGCAAGTAG